The Dehalococcoidia bacterium region GCGACGTATTCAGAGAGCCACTTGAGCGAGACGAGCATGGACTTCTAGAACTGGCGCAGGAAGCGCAGGTCGTTGGCGTAGAAGTAGCGGATGTCGTCGATGCCGTGGCGCAGCATCGCGATCCGCTCGACCCCGAAGCCGGCGGCGAAGCCCGTGTAGCGGTCGGCGTCGTAGCCGACGTTCTCGAGGATCTCGCGGTGCACCATCCCGGCGCCGCCTATCTCAAGGTAGCCCTCGTTGCCGCAGGAGCGACAGCCGGCGCCATGGCACAAACCGCATTCGATGGCGACCTCGGCACCTGGCTCCACGAAGGGGAAGAAGTCACAGCGGAAGCGCACGCTGCGGTCGCGGCCGAAGAGCGCCTGCGCCAGTTGTGTGAGGCAGCCCTTCATGTGCCGGAAGTTCAGCCCCTCGTCGACTGCCAGCAGCTCGACCTGCGTGATCATCCACTCGTGCGTAGCGTCCGTAGCCTCATAGCGATAGACCCGCCCCGGAGAAGCGACCCTGATCGGCGGCTTGTGCTGCTCCATGAACCTGATCTGCATGGGCGAAGTCTGGGTGCGGAGGAGCATGCTCCGCCGCCCGTCCTTGCGGAAGTCTAGCCAGAAAGTGTCCTGCGAGTCCCTCGCCGGATGGTGCTCCGGGATGCGGAGGGCGTCGAAGTTGTAATACTCCCACTCGACCTCCGGCCCCTCGGCGACCTGAAAGCCCATCTCCTTCAGCGCCGCGAGGATG contains the following coding sequences:
- the pheS gene encoding phenylalanine--tRNA ligase subunit alpha; the protein is MAQIDLETLRQKALSELDAAGDAAALQAWRHAYLGRQGALTRVLRGLGELPADERRSVGAQANELKRELEERAAAREEDIERAAIAALESGAIDVTLPGRRGLVGRLHPITQTMRDILAALKEMGFQVAEGPEVEWEYYNFDALRIPEHHPARDSQDTFWLDFRKDGRRSMLLRTQTSPMQIRFMEQHKPPIRVASPGRVYRYEATDATHEWMITQVELLAVDEGLNFRHMKGCLTQLAQALFGRDRSVRFRCDFFPFVEPGAEVAIECGLCHGAGCRSCGNEGYLEIGGAGMVHREILENVGYDADRYTGFAAGFGVERIAMLRHGIDDIRYFYANDLRFLRQF